AAGGCGTAATCTCAATATCTAATACAGTTATGGAGAAAGCAATAAGGGTTATTACCATTGAAAAAGGTTTTGACCCAAAAGAATTTACCTTGTTTACTTTTGGTGGAGCTGGTGCGTTGCATGCTTGTTTTTTAGCAAAACTCTTAAATATACCAAGGGTATTAATACCACAGAACCCAGGTACTTTATCTGCAATAGGTATGGTTTTAGCTGATGTTGTAAAGGATTATTCTAAAACAGTGATGTTAAAAGAAAACGAAATAAAAACAAATGAGTTAAAAGACTTGTTAAAGGATTTGTGCAAAAGGGCAACAAAGGATCTGTTATTTGAAGGTATAGATGAGAAGGATATTTTATTAGAGAAATTCTTAGATATGAGATATGTTGGTCAATCATATGAGATAACAGTTCCTTTTGTTGATAATTTTATCGATGTTTTTCACAAAGAGCACGAGAGGCTTTATGGGTATGCTAATAGAGGGAAGGAAACTGAGGTGGTTAATATAAGACTACGGGCAATTGGTAAGAGAGAGAAATTAAAGCTAGAAAGATCTGAAGAAACTTTTAGTAAGATAGATGATAGAGCTATAATCTGTAAAAGAGATGTAATTTTTGATGGTAAGACTTTAAAGACAGATATTTATAAAAGAGAGTATTTAAGAAATGGTAATGTGATAAAACCACCTGCAATAATTGTTGAGCATACCTCTACAATAGTAGTACCACCATTTTGCACAGCTTCTGTTGATGAAATAGGTAATGTTATATTAGAGTTGGAGAGTTAATTATGGAATTAAATCCAATACTACTTGAGATATTCAAAAACAGGTTTATATCTATTGCTGAGGAGATGGGTGCAGTTTTATACAGGACAGCTTTTTCACCAAATATTAAAGAGAGAAAAGACTCCTCTTGTGCTGTTTTTGATGAAAAAGGTGATATGATAGCACAGGCTGCTCATATACCAGTACATTTAGGTTCTATGCCTTTATCAGTCAAATCAGCTATTAAAAATATAGATTTTTGTGAAGGTGATATGGTCATATTAAATGATCCCTATAAGGGTGGTACACATATACCTGATATCACCATAATTTCACCTATTTTTATAAAGGGCGAGGAAGGTCCACAGTTTTTTGTGGCTAATAGAGCACATCATTCAGATGTTGGGGGTAAGTCATCTGGATCTATGCCACTATCAACAGAAATCTTTCAAGAGGGGCTTATTATCCCTCCATTAAAGATAGTAGAAAAAGGTGAAATCGATTACAAATTAATGGCATTGATATTAAACAATGTTAGAACAAAAAAGGAAAGAGAGGGTGATTTCTCAGCTCAGTTTATGGCCAACAATGTTGGCTCTAAAAGGCTGCACGAGCTTATTCAGAAATATACACTATCAGTTACTAAATTGTATGCACAATATTTAATGGACTATTCTGAAAAGATTATGAGAGATCTTATATACAGTATGAAGGATGGTTTATACAATTTTTATGATTTTTTAGATGATGATGGTCAAGGTAGTAAGGATATAAAAATTGATGTTTCTATTAAAATCGATAGAGATAATGTTATATTAGATTTTACAAAATCAAGTAAGGAAGTACAAGGTAATGTTAATGCTGTTTATTCAATTACATTGTCAGCTGTATTATATGTATTTAGATCATTGATTTCTACAAATATTGTTGCTAATGCAGGTTGTTTAAGACCTATAAAGGTGGTAACTGAAAAAGGCTCTATTGTAGACTGTAATTTTCCAGCAGCAGTTGCTGCAGGGAATGTTGAGACCTCCCAAAGAATTGTTGATGTTGTTTTAGGTGCATTATCAAAGGTGATGCCCGATCATATTCCAGCTGCAAGCCAGGGAACAATGAACAATATAACAATAGGAGGGCTAGATTGGCGTAATAATGAACCCTTTACTTACTATGAAACAATAGGTGGTGGTATGGGTGCTGCTAAAGACTACAATGGTGCATCAGCTGTTCACTCACATATGACAAACACATTAAATACGCCGGTTGAGGCCTTAGAGTTTTCTTATCCGCTACAAGTTATTGAATATAGTATAAGGAGAGGCTCTGGTGGCAAAGGCAAGTTTAAAGGCGGTGATGGTATAATAAGGGATATAAAAACCTTGGTAGATGCTGAGCTTACTGTTTTATCCGAGAGAAGAAGATTAAAACCATATGGCCTTTTTGGTGGAGAAGA
Above is a window of Deferribacterota bacterium DNA encoding:
- a CDS encoding hydantoinase B/oxoprolinase family protein; translation: MELNPILLEIFKNRFISIAEEMGAVLYRTAFSPNIKERKDSSCAVFDEKGDMIAQAAHIPVHLGSMPLSVKSAIKNIDFCEGDMVILNDPYKGGTHIPDITIISPIFIKGEEGPQFFVANRAHHSDVGGKSSGSMPLSTEIFQEGLIIPPLKIVEKGEIDYKLMALILNNVRTKKEREGDFSAQFMANNVGSKRLHELIQKYTLSVTKLYAQYLMDYSEKIMRDLIYSMKDGLYNFYDFLDDDGQGSKDIKIDVSIKIDRDNVILDFTKSSKEVQGNVNAVYSITLSAVLYVFRSLISTNIVANAGCLRPIKVVTEKGSIVDCNFPAAVAAGNVETSQRIVDVVLGALSKVMPDHIPAASQGTMNNITIGGLDWRNNEPFTYYETIGGGMGAAKDYNGASAVHSHMTNTLNTPVEALEFSYPLQVIEYSIRRGSGGKGKFKGGDGIIRDIKTLVDAELTVLSERRRLKPYGLFGGEEGLEGKNIIIENGTYKQMPSKFNVKLKKGSRVRIETPGGGGFGSN